The genomic segment CAACTTATTCAAGTGTTTACCTTTATCTCATTGTAATAAATGCGGAATTATATTACACTGTTCGTTAACATAATACATTATGTAAGCCGACAAAACTGGTAATAAATCCATACAAACCTCTTAGTTGAAATACCACTTGAAAGATATTCTAGAGAACCTACACAAACATTTGTCGCCTAATGTATATTATGAATACTTATGGGATTATAGATTAACGTTTATGCTTGAACTATTTTATGTTAACTCTCAATAATCGATTTAATAAGTCCGTTTTTTCGAAGCAAACGCGAAAAACATAAAATTGGAAACCCAGAAAAATGTCAAAACATTGGAAAACGTCAAAAAAATTCTGACATCAGCTGTCATATCCGTGTCAAATCCTCAAATCCTGACATTAGGCTTAGAGTAGACTAAAAACACAAGATTTCTCATCAGATTCAGATTTCAGAGTTCAGATCAAAAGATTAacaatacataatttaaataataaaatagtattttgttaGTTTTTCCGTGTTTTTTCAAATGAACTTCTCGATTTCTATGAAAACAATCAATTATTTCCAATTTATGATCGAGgtctgaaaaatattgtatccatatCTTTACAACCAAAAACTACAGAGTGGACTGTGGAGTCTGTGGACAATGCTCTGTACTCTATGCTTTATTAGAAAGAATATGGCGGCTGTCGTTCTAACAGCCGATATGACGATTCAAAAGAATTCTAAGATTTTAGTGAATGTAGAAGAAGCTCTTGCAGATTTAATAGTGGTGTCCTATCAATCAGAGAATCAAAAATTTCAGGGTGTGCTCCTAGATTCAAACAAGGGGTAAGCAAACTCCACATCCTCAGGCCACGATTATCGATTATCACTTTGTGTTCCTCTAAAATATTCCATTATTTTGCAGTAATTTACCCTTTGGAGTGTACAATCTCCATCCAGCGTTCACGAAGAGCGACCCCTCTAGTACGAAACAAGATGATAAGCTACATTCCGTCAGTCAGAGGTTCTCGTATGAGGATCCGGATTACGATGACAACACGCAGAAATCCAAGAAACAGAGCAAAGCGAAGCCCCAGCCGCGACAAAAGATGACGGTGAGACTTCGCCCCCGTAAAGTTCTGTGTTCCAACTGCCAGGGGATATGCAACGAGAACAATGAAAACGTGGACGTGTCCAAAAAACGCAAGATAGAATCAGACGAGGACCTTTCCAAAGATGGCCCCTCGTCGAAACCCGAAAAAAAATACCTCGCGGGCGGCACACTCATACCAAAACTTTCCAGACTGCAATCTAGCGAAATAACGAGTGCCACAAAACGGACAAACCCAAAGTCGAGTGACAAAGTGCGAAGTGTTAAGACCTCCCCGTCGGATGACGAATCCACGAAAACTAGGGAGCTGGCGTTCGTGAGTGTGTCGGACAGTGCGGAGCTATGTGATAAAGACGATAAAAGTGAAGATAATAATACATTTAGTAGCCTATTTTCTAGTGCGAGAACCTTAAAAATTTGTTTCGGTGAAGGGGAGGGCACGGTCGTAAAAATACCTCCCCTGTCCGGTGATTACAATGAGGACTCTGGCGTTTCTTGTGATATGACTAAACCCGTCAAAATAGAATCGAGAGCTGAGAAAAAGGCTTTAAAAAAAGCTAAAAAGCAGGCCAAGAAAAACAGTACTCTGGAGAAAACTGTAAGTTTATGGATAGAACAATCTCCAAAACACATTGGAGCTCTCTCTCCCCGAAACAATGTAAGCAACAGCCCCCCAGTAGATTTAACAGATAAAAAACACAAGCACCGAGTGAAACATAAAAAGAAACACAAAGTTATGAAAAAGAGTGATGAGAACTCTAGTAAAGAAGAACCCCTAGAATACTTTAGCAGTGTAAAAGATGATTGCTTGAAACAAAAACTCTCAATTAGCTTACGTAGACTCAGTAGTAACTCATATGAGCAGCAAAGTGATGAAGAAGATAACGAGAGTGAAACAGTTCCTGATTTTCCACCGAATGCTCCGGAAAGTGCAGGTGGAAAGCTGGTGAGGGTGTCTCCAGGAGATATTGTTTGGGGCAAGGTTGTGGGCTTTCCATGGTGGCCTGGACGTGTCCTTAGTGTGACGTCAGCTTCGAGAGCTCATGTTGCATGGTATGCCTCGACGACATCCTCTCTCATGCCATGTGATAGTTTGAGCCCATTCCTAGAAGACTATAAGGTGAGTTAGAACTTTCTTACTGCTAATTGCAGCTAATATGGCCaactcctatttttttttaattcatatacttattacaataatagtaattattactatAAGACAGTTTCTCTATATTATGAAGTCACTGTTATGCACCATTCAAGACTAAATAGTAATCTTCAAGTCATGATCATCAATAGCATACAATCTTTATAACATAAGTATCTCTCAACAATTATTGTTGTCGTAAACATTTTCAGATACGCTTTAATAAGAAGAAACGGGGTCCCTACAAAGAGGCAGTGAAGCAAGCCATGTTGGAGGCTAGGAGGATAGAATCTCATACGGATCCTCTAGCTAGTCCGACTCATCAAAACCTCACAAATGTTTCCCCACGCCCAATTGATGTGTTCTCCTAATCGTGATTGTACAAGGTTATAACAAAACATTGTGATATATTAATTTACCTGCACAAACTTTTGACCATTAGTTGTAAGAATTATAGAAGCTGAATGGACCAGCTAGCTTTCATTGAACTAATTTTATAGAGTGTGCAATAGTTAGTTGTCTTCTCATATCACaatcttaggttgggttgcaccagaggcgtggttaaagttatggttatagttaattaaaccttaactttgaccacagaatttgacagaaaaagTTGCTGAtctgacaaggctttataagaacgtgggcgggggcgctgctggtaaaggagaactgtcaaaaatggcgtttttgtatgatgatagcgttagttccttttttcgccacgtgcatttaaagccttgtcgagctctatggttatggttaaatatggcgtcttgatggcgtccatttttaactttaaccaaaaatttgacattttgcattgtagttaaagttatagttaaagtaagttggtgcaacccaccctaaaactgttaatttcatatttttttatttcatcttCTGCAGATTATAGttgatttgtttttaatttcttaatggTAAAATAGGAAAAGattaacttaaaaaatgtgCTTAACACCTGCTGTCTATGGGATGGACAGAATAAAAGCAGTAAAAGAGtgctttaaaaagtaattggAGAATATTGTTACTTTGTAGAGGTAACTTCTACATTGCACAAGATTTCTTCTGATTGGCTGATTTCCAAGAAAAAAGATTTGAGGTATATTATAGGCTTTGCAGGTTTAGCTTGTATACTTCAACACCCAATACATGCACTGTTTCATATCACAGGGTATATGTAAAAACCTGTAGCTAGATAACATAATACTTCCATTACTTTCATCATATTATGCTactttaactacatattatactatgtcttattttttgtatattaatttattgaagcTACATTAAATATTACTACTTATACTTTTTCTGTAGACAACTGTTACTATATATGAacatgattatattatgtactattagCTGTATAATGTTAATTCATTCCTTTGTTATCGgtaagttaaaattatatttttttttctagtagTTTAACTTGGCcgaagatatttttatttccattgatttgttatttaatattttaagtatttggTTAAAATTTGTATTGATGTTTAGTGTTATATGCTTAACTTGTTTTTTAAATGCAGCCAAAAGCTgaccattattaattttaaactataatttttttaattgcaaATGATGGGGCTGACTTTAATGAattagttttaaaatgtttCTATTGTTTTATGCGTAAGCATAAACGAGTACgtattttaacattaaattgtttccatattttttttattaaaagaacaGCAAAACGCCTTACGACTGTGGAAATGTTGTCTAATTAATTTAAAGTAGTTTTGTGCCAGTGCACACAGGTAAACGTCTTAGgccaaatattgttttatggtCAAAAATTCAATATGGCAGGTAAAATTTGTGAATATGTTAGTATGATACTGTCTACTgataaataatatgatattacatattgtaatgtgttaaattaaacaaagaacaacactatttttataattaaagtcCTGATTATGCCCACTGATCTACATGATACTAAAAAGCTATAGAAATGCAAGCATTATTTCAGTGTATCTTTAAAAAGTGTTCTTCAAATATTTAAGCTCATTCCTATGGATATAGATAACATAGTGCAAAAAATTATAGCTGAAGTTTTAAATCTAAATATGTAATACTGATtccaaaataatatacagattTGCCATGTGCCAACTGGATACCGTATATTCTTGTAGCCTTGATAAAGAAGGTAATACCAACTTGTTGTCCTTATCAAATAAAGGTTggcttaatattatgaaaccaCTCCTGTAGGCACATAGCATaacatgtaaaaatatttttaatggggAAATCATCAACAACTCATGCCAAAGGTAAACTATCTCTGTCTCTGTTGTTATTGGTGTTAATTAAGATAGCGTTAAGGTTATAATTTACTTTCAGCTATGTATTGTCACTACAGGAATtgtatttttgaaataaatagtTATATATTATCTCAGTATGTCTTTGttttactaaattaaaataGTTATAATTAGGCTGCCTTTACAATAGCGTTTGTCCCGCGTAGGCGTTCGATGAACGTATGCGCAGCGCGAGGCCGCGACAACGCGGCGCATGCTTCGCGTTCTCGCCGCTTCTCGACTGGAACAATCAGTACCACAGAtcaagttatataatatatatttaatagaatcaGTACACTGAAGTCTGAACAAtcagcgcccgcgccgccgcgccgctgcgCTAGCGTAAGTTCGTCGAACGCCTACGCTGGACAAACGCTAGTGTGAATGCAGCCTTAGTGTCTcagtaacaagtaacaacatccGTGgctcttataagttataatgcACTGGTTAGTTAGAGTGTGCTCAACTCACTCAAGGgcttaaaaatgtatgtatttaaaatttaaagtaataCTTATCTTAAATTagaacttattataatattatattattggacAGTCAAAAAATTTCCACACTATCAAAGCATGGAAATTTGAACATGGTTACTCTGGTTGAAAAAGTACAGAACTATACTACCTAATAAATTAGAGGCATCAAAGAACTGACTActtagactggattgcaccaactaacttgaactttaactgtaactttaactttaactttgactacagtgcaaaatgtcaaatctttgggtaaagttaaaaatggacgccatcaagacgccctatttaactataaccatagagctcgacaaggttttaaatgcatgtggcgaaaaaaggaactaacgctgttatcatacaaaaaccgccatttttgacagttctcctttaccagcagcgcccccgcccacgcgcatgtataaccttgttggatcagctgtcatctgtcaatttctccgggcaaagttaagggtaaagttaaagttaaatttaccttaactataactttaactttacccacgcctctggtgcaagttgcaacccagtcttagactGGATtgtaccaactaactttaactgtaactttaactttgcctacagtgcaaaatgtcaaatctttgggtaaagttaaaaatggatgccatcaagacgccatatttaactataaccatagagctcgacaaggttttaaatgcatgtggcgaaaaaaggaactaacgctgtcatcatacaaaaaccgccatttttgacagttctcctataTGATTCTCCtctaccagcagcgccccctcCCACGCGCATAttgtataaccttgttggatcagctgtcatctgtcaatttctccgggcaaagttaagtaaatttaaagttaaatttaccttaactataaccataactttaactttacccacgcctctggtgcaacccagtcttagttgAAATGAAAGTGGGCCGGCTGTATATAATATGCATTCAGCAGGACAGACGGTTGATGGAGCAGTCAGCAAACACTTGTCGGTTCACGATTTATTGGCAAACGTTTAACGTAGTATATGAGTTAGgtaaaaaggcccattcacggcaggactgcacggcagtcctgcaatgaatgggcctcactgattggttcacactcggtgttgccggccggaaacaccgagtcTGAACcgatcagtgaggcccattcattgcaggactgccgtgcagtcctgccgtgaatgggcctctttaGGATGCCCTGGTTCCTAAAGAAGGTGGCGGACAGCGCATGCCCAGAACAATATTCTCCTACCGCATACCGGACAATGCATGATTGGTGGTCCCTTTGTTCCCAAAGGGACCGCCAATCATCCCGATCTCGAGTAGGCCTCCCCCGTTTAGCAATGGACAGCattattgtggcggtacccacaattcgcctaacattcctgcatcgcgctatcgaagttttctgagcgcgtcggtatatgtatatacgacagctgaaatgtatcacgcgggctccggcctgaccgagcataacacctcgctcggtcggaagatcttcctttagcgtcgccacgcatAACCCACATTATCGATAGTGGTAATAAAAAACTTTGCagcagtaattaattttttttactatttttgatgatgatgatgatgatgaataaagaaaatattttctgtCGCTGGTCTTGTCTTTGGTgttggctgtatgggcaacgctctctttgcctgtcccgaccgggacgaattaaaaaaaaatgtctttagtGTACTGTCAAACTgaaattgacatttgacaattgACAGTTTAGTAAACGTCAAATTGAAAAACTATtcgttatttttcaattttgaagataaatagaaataaaatgttataaaaatacgaaagaaatataataaaatgagaAAAACTTACAGATCCAAACGAGACGCACCTGGTGCTCTCGATCATCGCGATGTGATGCTCAATACTGATGCGAAAGCATCCTTATTCGACGCTttctacatacaaaatataaaacaaactaaGAAAGAAGCTTCGGTGTGTTCAATGCAGTTTGCAGCTTCGAATAGAGTTCGCAAACGAAAGTATGTTAAGCGGGTAAAAGAGAAGACTCCGCCGCCAATGGAATCTATGTCTCTATCGGCCTACCTAACTCCCGATAAATCCATACACTTGAACAGGGCTCCTGATTTATTTGACCAACTCCTAAACTCGTCCCCATTGGAAACGCAACAGGGAGTTTATAAAGAAGTTAAAACACATGTGCAGTAAGTAAAGTATTTAATAATGATGAGAGTACAACTACCTACTACTTTTACAATGTCAATTGAAACAGATATAGACTTGTAGCATGAACGACgacgacgtggtgtgaagcgttcatagatattattttataatattatatttctattaaaataaatttaaatatactttaattattcattaattcatgaagacctaagcggccgcatccggccgcgataacaatagataagctattgtgtctcgttattccacgatcgatggattaaatattaaattaggtAGCAAGTGCTccattatataagtacttaattatatttttcttgttTAGTTATCTACAATTTATTCTCCTTTTCTAATTCAGGCATTTTATATTCActatttattttagaaatataaaaacttaTGGTGGATTGAAGAAGACTAAGAAAATTAACTGCTGGTCCAGTGATGAAAACTcaggttattatttttaactaatcTACTTTAAAAATGCTGTAATCATGGGCATAGCGAGAGTACAAGAGAGATCGGTCGCAaatgctcacgagtttcatacctaaatgTGGAGCGGAGAGTTGCGGGGTGAGAGGGGAGGCATTCAATCCCAGTTCCCTCGATGTTAAAAATCACGAATTCGAAGTCTAGGATTTTCTTGATCTGCCCCCCTCCTCCCCCCCTACGTAGAATCCTGGCTATGGCCATGGCTGTAATGATGtaggtatataaattatatgcaTGTACTATCAagatataacatttttaatccatattttttattttcagattcTGACAAAGAAAACAGTATTACAGATAAAAACACTACTGACATAAAATCTCACAAACTACttgtagaaaataaaaatagtccAAAGAAAATAGATGaatcaattaataatatatttaataatttatctgTATTTAAAGTAGAAAATTGTAGTCCAATTAACTTAGTGCAATCACCTTTCATATCCAAggtaaaaaataacataatttcaGCTCTTAATACCTCCCCTCTATGTAGCACaccttttaaagaaaaatatagaGGAAAATCCATTTATAAATTTTCTCCAATCTCTACtaatacagaaaaaaataaatatattcataGCATAGTGTTtgaaaatgaagaaattaatgagactgataataataatttagaacaAGCTAATACTAGTCCTGAAGTTGCTTTGACGGATAATAAGAAAGATGAATTGTCAATAATAATCCATGCCAATGCTGAAGAACCACAAAATGTATCATGTGAAGAAATACAAACTGAACATGATAATGATGCAGAAGCACCAAAACATCTGTCTAGTGTTTTTGAAACAACCGAACAAGAACCTTTCCTAGGTTTCCAAGCAAACATGGAAAGTTCTGAAGTCAGCCAAGTTGAAGAGGCTGAAAGAAAACTATCAATTTTGTGCCATAACACTTTGCCTAGTGAGTCAGTTGTAGATTTAAGTTGCAGAGAAGACAATGAAATATCAAGCACAAATGCAACAAGTAACTCAATATCCAATGAATCTTTATATGATACATGCAGCAGTGAAGATTCTGATGATGACGAACATTCTACTAAACCTATGGAACCAGTTATTTTACTTGATAAATTAAGTGACTCCATATTTaagaaatattacaaacagatgCCTAATTATAATCTGGAAAGTAAtaatgaagaagacaaaactTCAATTGAAGAAGTTGAAACTACTGAAGATTCTAATTCTACTGAAAGTGATTATAATAGTCTAGAAGATGAAGTCAGCTTGGCTGAGCCTGTGGAAGAAGATAATGCAACgaaagaaatatttaatgaaagtattgaaaataatgaaataactgAAATTGATAATGAGAGTAATAATGATTCTAGTAGTAATGAGGATTCACAAGAAACATGTGTCAGTTTTGTTACCACACGGAGAAGAAATAAAGCTAGAAATGATTTTACTATTTTAACATTAGATACTTCATGCACTTATAGTCCTAATACCCtcaataatattaaagaaattGATGAAGAGAATGTGAATTGCGATAACACAATAAATAAAGAcaataaaaaaagtagccttaaAGTAGATTATCAAGATACAATCATAGAAGCGAATGACGAAGAGGTAGATTCTATTCCCATTGAAGGAAATGTTCCTAGAAGCAGCATAAATAAAACAGATAAACACAATACAATAACAA from the Aricia agestis chromosome 14, ilAriAges1.1, whole genome shotgun sequence genome contains:
- the LOC121733868 gene encoding PWWP domain-containing protein 2A-like, translated to MAAVVLTADMTIQKNSKILVNVEEALADLIVVSYQSENQKFQGVLLDSNKGNLPFGVYNLHPAFTKSDPSSTKQDDKLHSVSQRFSYEDPDYDDNTQKSKKQSKAKPQPRQKMTVRLRPRKVLCSNCQGICNENNENVDVSKKRKIESDEDLSKDGPSSKPEKKYLAGGTLIPKLSRLQSSEITSATKRTNPKSSDKVRSVKTSPSDDESTKTRELAFVSVSDSAELCDKDDKSEDNNTFSSLFSSARTLKICFGEGEGTVVKIPPLSGDYNEDSGVSCDMTKPVKIESRAEKKALKKAKKQAKKNSTLEKTVSLWIEQSPKHIGALSPRNNVSNSPPVDLTDKKHKHRVKHKKKHKVMKKSDENSSKEEPLEYFSSVKDDCLKQKLSISLRRLSSNSYEQQSDEEDNESETVPDFPPNAPESAGGKLVRVSPGDIVWGKVVGFPWWPGRVLSVTSASRAHVAWYASTTSSLMPCDSLSPFLEDYKIRFNKKKRGPYKEAVKQAMLEARRIESHTDPLASPTHQNLTNVSPRPIDVFS
- the LOC121733605 gene encoding uncharacterized protein LOC121733605, which codes for MRKTYRSKRDAPGALDHRDVMLNTDAKASLFDAFYIQNIKQTKKEASVCSMQFAASNRVRKRKYVKRVKEKTPPPMESMSLSAYLTPDKSIHLNRAPDLFDQLLNSSPLETQQGVYKEVKTHVQNIKTYGGLKKTKKINCWSSDENSDSDKENSITDKNTTDIKSHKLLVENKNSPKKIDESINNIFNNLSVFKVENCSPINLVQSPFISKVKNNIISALNTSPLCSTPFKEKYRGKSIYKFSPISTNTEKNKYIHSIVFENEEINETDNNNLEQANTSPEVALTDNKKDELSIIIHANAEEPQNVSCEEIQTEHDNDAEAPKHLSSVFETTEQEPFLGFQANMESSEVSQVEEAERKLSILCHNTLPSESVVDLSCREDNEISSTNATSNSISNESLYDTCSSEDSDDDEHSTKPMEPVILLDKLSDSIFKKYYKQMPNYNLESNNEEDKTSIEEVETTEDSNSTESDYNSLEDEVSLAEPVEEDNATKEIFNESIENNEITEIDNESNNDSSSNEDSQETCVSFVTTRRRNKARNDFTILTLDTSCTYSPNTLNNIKEIDEENVNCDNTINKDNKKSSLKVDYQDTIIEANDEEVDSIPIEGNVPRSSINKTDKHNTITTRKSARLTRVSINNAKQANKTIVRNEFSDINSDDGKPGIVLQPGKKWERSLSIYRRMTTMADHFDESILDREDLKCKGRKYRQSVICTMEMQGRNGPHNESFSSRRSTFTTRPSRPSIKLLKDEEVSRLSFCSTNAQEDLQGFLNEDWDDTVIELSKLSIADCDPEATLVDNLHETSHRVLTARDIVLRRCDQTDAIPFDECYPDSALKNCRKIGEGVYGEVFLWRARDGQARVLKVIPVGGNIKVNGEHQKDFGEIISEIVIAMELSALRTPIAEIEQHIDEGKNIEALDLHSVANATDVFNKVIAVRCVYGSYPSRLLDLWELYDETKGSENDNPATLPEDQQYIVLELANAGQDLESYQFANAEQAYSIFKQVAYGLAVAEEALQFEHRDLHWGNVLIQPTDEKYATFVLRGRSYSVARRGVAATVIDYSLSRVALRGARSAALYHDLAADEELFNGRGDYQFELYRLMRRALGNNWENYEPYTNVLWLHYTIDKMITALRYTRTNTKVHKHNIAKLSILKDQLLNYRSATEFVLTHNEL